From the Alloalcanivorax dieselolei B5 genome, one window contains:
- a CDS encoding HsdM family class I SAM-dependent methyltransferase codes for MAVKMTLDARDISHMSVDWLRLIREGHEVSSIAGLVAVSNYDHKGRPPEEVSIMEKARSYGARAVFFEEARHGRAPVAQAFIFNSTDEPDDTRFAELHKRLWSWGGVPLAYRALPGCIQLFRCAHAPDFLGKDGAPVCNPVRTLILGAKIAAADVWWDADRIHNGAIWDDPDACKLMLSAQKAAHRTLVEAVRTLAGKLSERRLLAPRLSRKLLILSLLIAYLEERSVLLPADFGNACQGARRFFEVLKDGKALSTLLITLEERFNGHVFRLSKDEHSTLAGNTELENYARLIEGFEDGGGQLSLWKLYSFKDLPVELISNIYQLFVKDASSSIYTPPALVRLMLEESLSWSRLDELMAGDGVILDPACGSGVFLVEAYKRLVLHWRWRNDWARPGIDDLRLLLQRVHGIDVEDGAVELAAFSLCLSLCDALQPEEIRSSVKLFPPLADVTLHHSCFFEAKQKGLVTSPISVVVGNPPFESSLTTDGARRSYASYKKLHGPLADKQLAYLFLHEAMEMLVENGILAMVEPAGFLYNQHSLSFRRTFLERWKTREILDFVSVRGLFKKGGADPKIVVVIAEAKKPAAEDRLLHAIFRRNGRATAEQGFDIDYYDIHWIRNRDAAKSQDIWRANLLGGSRVHSMITRLRKYSTLKDLATKQGWDFGEGYFGGQKNSSENVQHLIGKALLPTQALGADGIDRSLLSVVPNDPIKDPKSENRFMPPLLLIKEHEDLYFDLWKDGYLAYKNEIVGFSAPGNAEKLDEVADWLRTHSTVLRAFAAGISSRLFTQRATSIFNADILSLPYPEDGNLDVSSNELIIAEDIVSFQRDLIRLGTASPAMQQVELDALSAFDDVFTAQVNGVYGRNSLRALPMERWSGAICKTYAFGDGSVDWSDAGDLRNRLDALLCEKRGNNLNITRITRLYDKNFLFLLKPDRHRFWMRSIALRDADDVLSDLRMQGF; via the coding sequence ATGGCGGTCAAAATGACACTTGATGCGCGCGATATTTCACACATGTCGGTTGACTGGTTGCGCTTGATTCGTGAAGGCCACGAGGTCTCCAGCATTGCGGGACTGGTTGCCGTCAGCAATTATGATCATAAGGGAAGACCTCCAGAAGAAGTCTCCATTATGGAGAAGGCCCGATCCTATGGGGCACGCGCTGTCTTTTTTGAGGAGGCACGTCATGGTCGTGCCCCTGTTGCACAGGCTTTTATATTTAATTCCACAGATGAGCCTGATGACACACGTTTTGCAGAATTGCATAAACGCCTCTGGAGTTGGGGGGGAGTTCCACTTGCGTATCGGGCCTTGCCGGGCTGCATTCAACTATTCCGGTGCGCTCATGCGCCAGATTTTCTGGGCAAAGATGGCGCCCCAGTTTGTAACCCTGTAAGAACTCTTATCCTTGGGGCAAAAATCGCTGCGGCAGATGTATGGTGGGATGCCGATAGGATTCACAACGGAGCGATCTGGGATGATCCCGACGCCTGCAAATTAATGCTTTCTGCGCAGAAAGCTGCGCATCGAACTCTGGTTGAAGCTGTACGGACGCTAGCGGGTAAACTTTCAGAGCGGCGACTACTCGCACCTCGCCTAAGCCGAAAACTTCTTATTCTGTCGCTACTCATCGCCTACCTTGAAGAGCGATCTGTTCTGTTGCCTGCTGATTTCGGCAATGCGTGCCAAGGAGCCAGGCGCTTCTTTGAAGTTCTCAAAGATGGCAAGGCGTTATCAACGCTTCTAATAACGCTAGAGGAACGATTTAACGGTCACGTTTTTCGTTTGTCAAAAGATGAGCATTCAACATTAGCAGGCAATACCGAACTTGAAAACTACGCGAGACTTATTGAAGGCTTTGAGGATGGTGGTGGGCAGCTTAGTCTGTGGAAGCTGTATTCATTCAAAGACTTGCCGGTTGAGCTGATCAGCAACATTTATCAGCTTTTTGTCAAAGATGCATCGAGCTCTATCTATACACCTCCTGCGTTAGTTAGATTAATGCTGGAAGAGTCACTAAGCTGGAGTCGGCTTGATGAACTAATGGCAGGAGATGGGGTGATTCTTGATCCAGCATGTGGATCAGGCGTCTTTTTAGTCGAGGCGTACAAACGACTGGTTTTACACTGGCGCTGGCGTAATGACTGGGCGCGGCCAGGCATAGATGATCTGCGCCTCCTACTTCAGCGTGTACACGGAATTGACGTCGAAGACGGAGCAGTTGAACTCGCAGCATTTAGCTTATGTTTGAGCTTGTGTGATGCACTACAGCCGGAAGAAATCCGCTCGAGCGTTAAGCTATTTCCGCCTTTAGCCGATGTAACGCTGCATCACAGTTGTTTTTTTGAGGCAAAGCAAAAAGGACTAGTAACATCGCCGATTTCCGTAGTGGTGGGCAATCCTCCATTTGAATCATCTTTGACTACAGATGGCGCACGCCGCAGCTATGCTTCTTATAAGAAATTGCATGGCCCTCTGGCGGACAAGCAGTTGGCATACCTTTTTCTCCACGAAGCAATGGAGATGCTCGTCGAAAATGGCATATTGGCAATGGTTGAGCCAGCTGGTTTTCTTTACAACCAGCATTCGCTTTCCTTTCGGCGCACCTTTCTTGAACGCTGGAAAACGCGTGAAATTTTAGATTTCGTTTCTGTGCGAGGGCTTTTCAAAAAAGGAGGCGCTGATCCTAAAATTGTCGTGGTAATTGCTGAAGCAAAGAAGCCGGCAGCCGAGGATCGCTTGCTTCATGCAATTTTCCGTCGCAATGGCCGCGCGACCGCGGAGCAGGGATTTGATATCGACTATTACGATATTCACTGGATTCGGAATCGCGATGCGGCGAAATCTCAGGACATTTGGCGTGCAAACTTGCTGGGGGGAAGTCGCGTTCATAGCATGATCACGCGTTTACGGAAATATTCAACGCTAAAGGACTTGGCCACAAAGCAAGGATGGGATTTTGGCGAAGGGTATTTTGGCGGACAAAAGAATAGCTCTGAAAATGTCCAGCACTTGATTGGGAAGGCGCTACTACCAACTCAGGCACTGGGGGCTGACGGCATTGACCGATCCTTGCTCAGCGTTGTACCTAATGATCCGATCAAAGATCCGAAGTCAGAAAATCGGTTTATGCCCCCACTTCTGCTTATTAAAGAGCATGAGGATCTTTATTTTGATTTATGGAAAGACGGGTATCTAGCTTATAAAAACGAAATAGTTGGATTTTCCGCTCCCGGCAACGCGGAGAAACTGGATGAGGTTGCAGATTGGCTTCGCACTCATTCAACTGTTTTGCGAGCGTTCGCCGCTGGAATAAGTTCACGCTTATTTACACAGCGTGCCACCTCTATTTTCAATGCGGATATTCTCTCCCTTCCGTATCCAGAGGACGGAAATCTTGACGTAAGTAGCAATGAACTAATTATCGCTGAGGACATTGTCTCATTCCAACGTGACCTCATTCGATTGGGCACTGCGTCCCCCGCAATGCAGCAAGTAGAGCTAGATGCTCTTAGCGCATTTGATGATGTTTTCACTGCTCAAGTTAACGGAGTTTATGGGCGAAATTCTTTGCGAGCACTTCCAATGGAGAGATGGTCGGGTGCTATTTGCAAAACATACGCTTTCGGTGATGGATCAGTGGACTGGTCAGATGCTGGCGATTTGCGTAATCGCCTGGATGCTCTTCTTTGTGAGAAGAGAGGGAATAATCTGAATATTACGCGCATCACTAGGCTCTATGACAAGAATTTTTTATTCCTTCTAAAGCCTGATCGCCATAGGTTCTGGATGCGTTCAATTGCACTTCGTGATGCTGATGACGTTCTGTCCGATCTACGCATGCAGGGGTTTTAA
- a CDS encoding DUF932 domain-containing protein, whose amino-acid sequence MLASRFASRSPVLRSDSPLSDEQIHRVAPSIFAEAPHESRSQRYAYIPTATVLTELRKEGFQPFMVTQTRTRHEDRRDYTKHMIRLRHASQINARGEANEIILLNSHDGTSSYQMLAGMFRFVCSNGLVCGDTVADVRVPHKGDVAGQVIEGAYQVLHGFDRALESRESMQAITLDEGEAEVFARAALSLKYDDPDKPAPITESQILMPRRFDDRRPDLWSVFNRTQENLTKGGLHGRSANGRRQQTRPVQGIDSDIRLNRALWLLADGLRQLKA is encoded by the coding sequence ATGCTTGCATCCCGTTTCGCTTCCCGTTCCCCGGTACTGCGCAGCGACTCCCCGCTGTCCGATGAGCAGATTCACCGCGTGGCCCCGTCCATCTTTGCCGAGGCACCCCACGAAAGCCGCTCCCAGCGGTACGCCTATATCCCCACCGCCACGGTGCTGACCGAACTGCGCAAGGAAGGGTTTCAGCCTTTCATGGTGACGCAGACCCGCACCCGCCACGAAGACCGGCGCGACTACACCAAGCACATGATCCGGCTGCGCCACGCCAGCCAGATCAATGCCCGAGGCGAAGCCAACGAAATCATCCTGCTGAACTCGCACGATGGCACCAGCAGCTACCAGATGCTGGCCGGCATGTTCCGTTTCGTGTGCAGCAATGGCCTTGTTTGCGGCGATACCGTGGCCGATGTGCGCGTGCCGCATAAGGGCGACGTGGCCGGACAAGTGATCGAAGGTGCCTATCAGGTGCTGCACGGTTTTGACCGTGCGTTGGAATCCCGCGAATCCATGCAGGCCATCACGCTGGACGAAGGCGAGGCCGAAGTGTTCGCCCGCGCCGCGCTGTCGCTCAAGTACGACGACCCGGACAAGCCCGCACCCATCACCGAATCGCAAATCCTGATGCCGCGCCGTTTCGACGACCGCCGCCCGGACTTGTGGAGCGTGTTCAACCGCACCCAAGAGAACCTGACCAAAGGCGGTTTGCATGGGCGCAGCGCCAACGGGCGACGCCAGCAGACCCGCCCGGTGCAGGGCATTGATTCCGATATTCGCCTCAATCGCGCCCTGTGGCTGCTGGCCGACGGCCTGCGCCAGTTGAAAGCCTGA
- a CDS encoding ParB/RepB/Spo0J family partition protein, translating to MNAINHTEAQAIHAAASAAPAVLLEAADPSKNLILVPLSRLVSRPTGRNVRNTPRMSIPELAASIQRVGLLQNLIVTATADGERYEVVAGGRRLAALKLLAKKRRISKEWDVPCLLVADGTARTASLTENVQREAMHPADQFEAFAALVAEGRPIEDIAADFSVTPLVVQRRLKLANVSPRLLADYRAEVVSLDQLMALAITDDHTAQEAAFYDAPTWLRSPHNLRDRLTEREIDAHRHPLVRFVGLDAYEAAGGGTRRDLFAEADSGVYLTDATLLERLAQNKLAGLAAEVKAEGWAWVDATPGTTHADLQAFQRAPRQRRSPNKREAQRIEKLQTKMQALAEAVDAALDADDQEKADALQEEGEHLGEQLQALEDGLQDYGEAVKAAAGAIVTIDRNGEAVIHRGLLREAEAKALRTLERLRQGFGSEADNDDEGEEADNAPKTAAMSDRLAQRLSAHRTAALQIEVARHPQVALAALVHGMVQTVLHGSYYGHDLPLGVKLTQQDRLEGMAPDWPESSAAVALRELQQVAGEALPEDSAELFAALLAKPQDELVRLLAVCVASTVDVVTPRATQHQPGAELTQAVGLDMAAWWQPTAEGYFQHVPKAAILEAVGEFAPEHVTRLAKLKKGDIASEAERLADGTGWMPAIFAAEATQQAAQEVVTDEAAEAPEEVAAVADEQTQAEALAA from the coding sequence ATGAACGCTATCAACCACACCGAAGCCCAAGCCATCCACGCCGCAGCCAGCGCCGCGCCTGCCGTGCTGCTGGAAGCCGCCGACCCGAGCAAGAATCTGATTCTTGTGCCGCTGTCGCGGCTGGTGTCGCGCCCCACGGGCCGCAACGTGCGCAATACCCCGCGCATGTCGATTCCTGAACTCGCCGCCAGCATCCAGCGTGTCGGCCTGCTGCAAAACCTGATCGTGACCGCGACCGCTGACGGCGAGCGTTACGAAGTCGTGGCCGGAGGCCGTCGCCTTGCCGCCCTCAAGCTGTTGGCGAAGAAGCGCCGCATCAGCAAAGAATGGGATGTACCTTGCCTGCTGGTGGCCGATGGCACCGCCCGCACCGCCAGCCTGACCGAGAACGTGCAGCGCGAAGCCATGCACCCCGCTGACCAGTTCGAGGCATTCGCCGCGCTGGTGGCCGAAGGCCGACCCATCGAGGACATTGCCGCAGATTTCAGCGTCACGCCGCTGGTGGTGCAGCGCCGCCTGAAACTCGCCAACGTATCGCCGCGCCTGCTGGCCGACTACCGGGCCGAGGTCGTGAGCCTTGACCAGTTGATGGCCCTTGCCATCACCGACGATCACACCGCGCAGGAAGCCGCGTTCTACGATGCGCCGACATGGCTGCGCAGTCCGCATAACCTGCGCGACCGCCTGACCGAGCGCGAGATTGATGCCCATCGGCATCCGCTGGTGCGCTTCGTTGGGCTGGATGCTTACGAGGCTGCAGGCGGTGGCACCCGCCGCGATCTGTTCGCGGAAGCCGATAGCGGCGTGTATCTGACCGATGCCACGCTGCTGGAACGGCTGGCGCAGAACAAGCTGGCCGGCCTTGCCGCCGAGGTGAAGGCCGAAGGCTGGGCATGGGTGGATGCCACCCCCGGCACTACCCATGCCGATCTGCAAGCCTTCCAGCGCGCCCCTAGGCAGCGCCGCAGCCCGAACAAGCGCGAAGCCCAACGCATCGAGAAGCTGCAAACCAAGATGCAGGCGCTGGCCGAGGCCGTGGATGCCGCCCTGGACGCCGACGATCAAGAAAAGGCCGACGCCTTGCAGGAGGAAGGCGAACACCTGGGCGAACAGTTGCAGGCGCTGGAAGATGGCTTGCAGGACTACGGGGAAGCCGTCAAAGCTGCCGCCGGGGCCATCGTCACCATCGACCGCAACGGCGAGGCCGTGATTCATCGCGGGCTGCTGCGCGAAGCCGAGGCCAAGGCACTGCGCACGCTGGAACGGCTGCGGCAAGGTTTCGGCAGCGAAGCCGACAACGACGACGAAGGAGAGGAAGCGGACAACGCCCCCAAGACCGCCGCCATGTCCGACCGGCTGGCGCAACGCTTGAGCGCCCACCGTACCGCCGCGCTGCAAATCGAAGTCGCCCGGCATCCGCAGGTGGCGCTGGCCGCACTGGTGCATGGCATGGTGCAGACCGTCTTGCACGGCAGCTACTACGGCCACGACCTGCCGCTGGGCGTGAAGCTGACCCAGCAAGATCGGCTGGAAGGCATGGCCCCGGACTGGCCGGAATCGTCCGCCGCCGTGGCACTGCGCGAACTGCAACAGGTAGCGGGTGAAGCCTTGCCGGAGGACAGCGCCGAACTGTTCGCCGCACTATTGGCGAAGCCGCAGGATGAACTGGTGCGTCTGCTGGCCGTATGCGTGGCATCCACGGTCGATGTGGTGACGCCCCGCGCCACACAGCACCAGCCGGGTGCCGAACTGACGCAGGCCGTGGGGCTGGACATGGCAGCGTGGTGGCAGCCGACCGCCGAAGGCTATTTCCAGCATGTGCCGAAGGCCGCGATTCTGGAAGCCGTGGGCGAATTCGCACCGGAGCACGTCACCCGGCTGGCGAAGTTGAAAAAAGGCGACATTGCCAGCGAGGCCGAACGGCTGGCTGATGGAACTGGTTGGATGCCAGCCATCTTCGCCGCCGAAGCCACGCAGCAGGCCGCGCAGGAGGTGGTGACGGATGAGGCAGCCGAAGCACCGGAGGAAGTCGCCGCCGTGGCGGATGAGCAGACGCAAGCCGAGGCACTGGCCGCTTGA
- a CDS encoding DUF736 domain-containing protein yields the protein MANIGTFTAEKDGFTGTLRTLTLNVKVKLVPNDKGDNESAPDYRLQAAGHDIGAAWKKTSEAGRPYVSVTLDDPSFPATVYARLIEGEDGAHDLIWSRSKPKAA from the coding sequence ATGGCTAACATCGGCACCTTCACCGCAGAGAAAGACGGCTTCACCGGCACACTTCGCACCCTGACGCTCAACGTCAAGGTCAAGCTGGTTCCCAACGACAAGGGTGACAACGAGAGCGCACCCGACTACCGCCTGCAAGCGGCTGGCCACGACATCGGCGCAGCGTGGAAAAAAACCAGTGAGGCCGGACGCCCTTATGTGTCCGTGACCCTTGACGATCCATCGTTCCCTGCAACGGTCTATGCCCGTCTGATCGAAGGCGAGGACGGCGCACACGACCTGATCTGGTCGCGCAGCAAGCCCAAAGCGGCGTAA
- a CDS encoding helix-turn-helix domain-containing protein — MQKRTVQRGRPAGSTTFDAELAQAFGVAVRALRTERGIAQETLANLAGIERSHMGKIERGEHSPTLAIIFKIAGALECSTAALMAEAENRLSASET, encoded by the coding sequence ATGCAGAAGCGAACCGTCCAGCGCGGCCGACCGGCCGGCTCTACCACCTTCGACGCCGAGCTGGCCCAGGCCTTCGGTGTGGCGGTGCGTGCGCTGCGCACGGAGCGCGGCATCGCACAGGAAACGCTGGCCAACCTGGCCGGCATTGAACGCTCGCACATGGGCAAGATCGAGCGCGGCGAGCATTCACCGACCCTGGCGATCATCTTCAAAATCGCCGGTGCGCTGGAGTGCAGTACAGCAGCGCTGATGGCCGAAGCGGAAAACCGACTTTCGGCTTCCGAGACGTAG
- a CDS encoding DUF2958 domain-containing protein: MTTLITTDERMCLLANGHARAAGQDTDPLPVVRLFTPDAHATWLLASLDPADGDTAHGLIDLGIGMPALGTVKLSDLAAIVGPREQPVMRDRYFQPLRRLSEYLRLAEDSGSITD; encoded by the coding sequence ATGACCACGCTCATCACCACCGACGAGCGCATGTGCCTGCTGGCCAACGGCCACGCCCGCGCCGCCGGGCAGGACACCGACCCGCTGCCTGTGGTGCGCCTGTTCACGCCAGATGCGCATGCCACTTGGCTGCTGGCTTCGCTCGACCCCGCCGATGGCGATACTGCCCACGGCCTGATCGACTTGGGGATTGGCATGCCTGCACTGGGAACGGTGAAGCTGTCCGACCTGGCCGCCATCGTCGGGCCGCGCGAGCAGCCCGTGATGCGGGATCGCTACTTCCAGCCGCTGCGGCGGCTGTCGGAATACCTGCGACTGGCCGAAGACAGCGGCTCGATCACCGATTGA